Part of the Burkholderia humptydooensis genome, CGACTTCGTCGGTCGCGCGCCGGTCCATCCAGATGAGGCACGGATGCAGCGGCCGCATCTCGCGATCGACCGGAATCCCCGAGCCGCCGTACAGGCTGCTCACGCACAGCGCCCCGATCGACGCCGCGCCGATGCCGGCCGCGCGCGCGTCGGCCGCGACGCGCGCGATGCATTCGCGCACCGCGTCGAACCACACGTGCGGCCACTGCTCGGCCCACAGCGGCTTCGGCGTGTCCGGCCGGTACGCCACCGCGTGCTGCGCGACGATCGCGCCGTCGATGCCGGCGAGAACCGCCTTCGTGCTCTGGGTGCCGATGTCGACACCAATCACGCATTCCATGTCGCCTCCGCGATTCGGTGAGCGGCACGCGGTCAGCCGCGCGGCTTCATCAGCACCTTGATCGAGTCGAGCGAGTTCGCGACCCGGATCGCCTCGTCCCACTCCTCGAGCGAGAAGCCGTGCGTGACGATGCCTTTCGACGTGACGAGCCCGCGCGCGAGCAGATCGATCGCGACAGGATAGCAATACGGGCCGAGATGCGCGCCGCGCACGTCGAGCTCCTTGCGGTCGCCGATGATCGACCAGTCGAGCGTCGTGTCCTTGCCGAACACCGAGAACTCGACGAAGCGGCCGAGCTTGCGGATCAGGTCCATCCCCTGCGTGACGCCCGCCGGCGCGCCGGTCGTCTCGATGTAGACGTCGCAGCCGTAGCCGCCCGTCAGCGCCCGGACGATCGCGGGCGCGTCCTCGCGCGTCGGGTCGATCGTCACGTCGGCGCCGTACTCGCGCGCGAGCGCGAGCCGTTCCTCGACGAGATCGATCACGACGAGCCGCTTCGGCGTCTTCAGCTTCGCGACCTGCGTCATCATCAGGCCGAGCGGCCCCGCGCCCGCGATCACGACGACGTCGTCGAGCTGGATGTCGCCGCGATTGACCGTGTGGATCGCGCACGCGAGCGGCTCGATGATCGCCGCGTCCTCGAGCGAGATGCCGAGCGGAATCCGGTGGACGATCGCGGTGGGCGGAATGCGCATGTACTCGGCCATCCCGCCGTCGGCGACCTCGCGCTGAAAGCCGAAGATGTTGTGCACCTCGCACATCCAGTACTGGCCCGACTTGCAGTAGCGGCACTTGCCGCACGGCACGATCTGCTCGGCGATCACGCGATCGCCGAGCGCGACGCCGAAGTGCTCGGCCGCGCCCTCGCCCAGCTCCTCGACATGGCCGAAGAACTCGTGGCCGGGAATCACGGGCGCCTTGACCCACGGGCTCGGGCCACCCCAGAACATCTTCGCGCCGGAATGGCACTTGCAGTCGCTCGCGCAGATCCCGCACGCGCCGATGCGGATCACGAGCTCGCGCGCGTTCGCGCGCGGCTTCGCGACGCGCTCGACGCGGTAGTCCTCGGGGGCGTGGCAGACGACTGCCGTCATCTGCTGCGTTTCGTCGTTTCGATTCGTCATGGTTTCGGTTTGCCTGGCTGGGTTCGAAGAAGTGGAATGCCGGCCGTGCGGCCGCTCGCCGCGACGCCGTGCGCGGCGTGCCCGAAGTGCCCGACGCACGCGACACACGCCGCGCATATCGGCGTCGCATGCGCCGCGCAGCTCACTTGCGCCGCTCGCGCCCGATGTAGATCGCGAGCAGGATGATTGCCCCCTTGATCACGTTCTGCACGTAGGGATTCACGCCGATCATGTTCAGGCCGTTGTTCAGCACGCCGAGCAGCAGCGCGCCGACGAGCGTGCCGACGATCGAGCCGCGGCCGCCCGCGATCGACGTGCCGCCCATCACGACGGCGGCGATCGCGTCGAGCTCGAAGCCGACGCCCGCGTTCGGCTGCCCGCTCATCAGGCGGCCCGTCAGCACGATCGCGGCGAGCGCCGACGTGAGCCCCGCGAACGTGTAGACGGCGAGCTTCACGCGCGAGACGCGCACGCCCGAGAGCCGCGTCGCGTGCTCGTTGCCGCCGATCGCGTACACGTAGCGGCCGAACGGCATGCGCTCGAGCATCAGCCAGGCGAGCGCGTAGACCGCGAGCATCGTCAGCACGGGCATCTGCACGCCGAGCACCTTGCCGCTGCCGAAGAAGCGGATCCAGTCGGGCAGCCCGTCGATCGGATAGCCGCCCGTATAGATGAGCGCGAGGCCGCGCGCGATGCCCATCGTCGCGAGCGTGACGATGATGGGCGGCATCCCGGCGAACGCGACGAACAGGCCGTTCGCCGCGCCGAGCGCGACCCCGACGCCGACGCCCGCGGCAAGCGCCGCCGCGCCGTTCGCGCCCGCGACGAGAAGCCCCGCCGTCAGCGTGCCGGACAGCGCCATCACCGAGCCGACCGACAAGTCGATGCCGCCCGTCAGGATCACGCAGGTCATCCCGACGCCGATGATCGCGTTGATCGATACCTACCGCAGCACGTTCTCGAGGTTCGCCGCGCTCAGGAAGCTGTCGCTCGCGAACATCATCGCAACGCACACGGCGACGAGCCCGACAAGCGGATAGAACGTCGTCGTGCGCCTGAGCGCGGCGAACGCGTGCCGCGCGCGCGCGCCGGCGGCGGCGGACGCGGGAGAGGAAGACGACGGCGTCGCCGTCCGGTCATGCATGTTCATGATTCGCTCCGCGTACGTCTGAAGTCGCATAAGTCATCACCGTGCTCGGCTCGATCGCGCCGCCGTCGAGCACCGCCTCGATGCGCCCCTGCCGGAACACCGCGACGCGGTCGCACATGCCGACGATCTCCGGCAGCTCGCTCGAGATCAGCACGATCGAATAGCCGCGCGCGGTCAGCTCGCGCATCAATTGGTAGATCTCCGCCTTCGCGCCGATGTCGATGCCGCGCGTCGGCTCGTCGAAGATCAGGATCCGCGTGTGGTGATTGAGCCAGCGCGCGATGACGACCTTCTGCTGGTTGCCGCCCGACAGCGTGTCGACGCGCGTCTGCGGCGTCGGCGCCTTCACGCCGAGCCGCCGCATCAGCTCGAGCGTCGTGCGCGTCTCGGCCGCCGCGTCGACGAGCCAGCGCAGGCTGCGGTGCTTGCCGAGATTGTTGATCGCGACGTTGTGCCGGATCGAGAACCCGGTGATGAGCCCTTCCGTCTTGCGGCTCTCCGGCAGGAGGCCGATGCCCGCGGCGAGCGCGTCGGCGGGGTCGGCGAAGCGCACCGCGCGGCCGCGCACGCGCATGCGCCGCACGCGCGCGGGCTTCGCGCCGATCAGCGCGAGCGCGCTCGACGTGCGCCCGGAGCCGACGAGGCCCGCGAAGCCGAGAATCTCGCCTTCGCGCAGCGTGAAGCGGTTCACGGGCCCGTTCTCGCGCACCTGCAGCGCGTCCACTTCGAGCACGGGCGCGGCATCGCGCGCGAGACGCGGCTTCGGCGGAAAGCTGTTCTCGATGCGCCGGCCCACCATCATCTCGACGAGCGCGCCGACGTCGGTGCGCGCGACGTCGGTCGCGCCGACGTACTGCCCGTCGCGCAGCACGGTGATCCGGTCGCACACCTCGAAGATCTCGTCGAGATGGTGCGAGATGAAGATCATCGCGACGCCCTGGCGCTTCAACTCGCGCATCACGCCGAACAGGTGCGCGGCCTCGGCGGGCGTGAGCGTCGCGGTCGGCTCGTCGAGGATCAGGACCCGCGCGTCGAGCGACAGCGCCTTGCCGATCTCGACGAACTGCTGCTGCGCGACCGACAGCTCGCGCACCGGCGCCGCCAGATCGATCGCCACGCGAAGCCGCGCGAAGATGTCCGCCGCGGCGCGGCGCATCCGCGCGCGCTCGCGCAGCCCGAGCCGGCCGCGCCACTCGCGGCCGAGGAACAGGTTGTCGACCGCGTTCAGGTCCGGAATCAGGCTGAACTCCTGAAACACGATGCCGACGCCCGCCGCGATCGCGTCGTGATAGTTCGCGAAGCGCCGCGGCTCGCCGTCGATCGTGATCGTGCCTTCGTCGGGCTGATGGATGCCGCAGAGAATCTTCATCAGCGTCGACTTGCCCGCGCCGTTCTCGCCGAGCAGCGCGTGAATCTCGCCGCGCGCGACGCGCAGATCGATCCCTTGCAGCGCGACGACGCCCGGAAACCGCTTCGTGATGCCGGTGAGCGCCAGTATCGTGTCCATTGCTTCCTCGCTCGCGCGCGCCGCGCCCGCCACCGCCTCCATCGCGGCGCGGCGCGCGTCGCCCGCTTCGTTCATGCCGTCGGCCTCGCGGCCGCGCCGGCTCACCAACTGAAGGTCTTCGCGTTGTCCTTGTCGATCAGCTTCACGTCGACCGGAATCGCCTTCGGCACATTGGCGCCCCACTTCTTCGCGAGCCCGATGCCGATCGCGAGGCGAATCTGGTCGCGCGGGAACTGCGCGGACGTTTCGATGAACTTCGAGTTCGGCTTCCGCATCGCGGCGATCGCCTCCGGCGCGCCGTCGACGCTCGTGAGCCGGATGTCCTTGCCCGACGCCTCGATCGCGGACAGCGCGCCCATCGAGCCGCCGTCGTTGACGCTGAAGACGCCCTTGAGCAACGGATGCGCCTGGATCATGTTCTCGGTGACGGTGAGCGCGCTCGCGCGCTCCTGCTTGCCGTTCTGCACGTCGACGATCTTCACGTTCGGGAATTTCGCGAGCGCCGCGCGGCAGCCGCGCACGCGCTCGAGAATCGGCACGACGGCAATGCCGTCGAGGATCGCGACTTCGCCGCTGCCGCCGATCGCCTTCGCGAGGTAGTCGCACGACATCGCGCCCGCGTCGAAATTCTTCGAGCCGACGAACGCATCGACCGGGCCGTTCGCGTTCGCGTCCACCGCGACGACGACCGCGCCCGCTTTCTTCGCCGACACCACGGCCGACTGGATGCCCGTCGAATCGGTCGGATTCACGAGCAGGATGTCGATCTTCTTCTGCAGCATGTCCTCGACGTCGCTCACCTGCTTGCTGACGTCGTGATGCGCGTCGGTGACGATCACCTGCGCGCCGATCGACGCGGCCGCTTCGTTGAGCGCCTTTTGCATCGTCACGAAGTACGGGTTGTTCAGCTCCTGGAACGTCATGCCGATCTTCAGCGGCGCCGCATGCGCGATGCCTGCGGCGCCGAGCGCGATCGAAAGCGCCGCGGCGCGCAGCGCGCGGGCGGCCCGGTTGCCGGAAGCCGGCGTCGACAAAGCGGTGTCCATCATGGTTGTCTCCGTTTTCTAGGTATGAGCGCGCCCCGCGCGCCGCGAGAGCGGCGCGCGGCGTGACGCGTTTTGGGCTGGGTTGCTCGGGAACGCGGGCCGGCTTCAGCCGGACAGCAGGATTTCGGGGGGCGGCCGAGCGTTGCCGCGCGCCTGCGCGGCGGGCACGATCGCCGGCGCGCCGGCGATGCCCGCGCCGCGCTTCGCGGCCGCCTCCGACGCATCGCGGCTCGCGTCGTTCAGCGCCTGATAGCGGCGAAAGCGCGACGGCGACATGCCCTTCACCGCGAGGAACTGACGATTGAAGTTCGACAGATTGTTGAAGCCGCTCCTGAAGCAGATGTCGGTGATGCTCGCGTCGCCGTCCATCAGCAACTGGCACGCGAGATTGATCCGCATCCGGTTCACGTACTGGACGAACGGCAAGCCGGTGTGCCGGCGGAAGTAATGCGAGAACGCGCTCACGCTCTGCCCGGCGAGCCGCGCGAGGTCGGTCTCGCGCAATTCGTTCGCGAGGTTCTTGCCGATGTACGCAAGCACGTGGTTGATGCGGGTCGACGCGAAGGTCGACGCATCGGCTTCATACGCGGGGCTCGCGAGCAGCTCGCGGTCGGTCGCGTCGACGAGGATCTGCAGCATCGACAGGAACAGCACGATGCGACGCAGCCCGCGCGCGTGGATCAGCTCGGCGAAAAGCGGCCGGATCGCCTCGCTCGTGCGCGCGCCGAACTGCACGCCGCGGCGCGCGTCCGCGAGAAGCCCCTCGATGTGCCGCCATTCGGTGAAGCTGTCCGCGCAGCGCGACACGAACGCCTGGTCGAACTGCACGACGAGATTGCGCTCGGCGATCGTCTTGCCTTCCGGCACGTCGCTCACCCAGTTGTGCGGCAGGTTCGGTCCCATCAACACGAGGTTGCCGGGGCCGAAGCCGCCGACGTAATCGCCGACGAACATCTGGCCCGTCGTCTCGACGATCAGATGCACTTCGAACTCCGGATGGAAGTGCCACCGCACGGTGCGGTACGGATAGCCATGCGACCACGCCTTGAACGACTCGCCACGGCGCACGTCGACGACTTCGAGATCGGGCTGCACACGCTCCTCCTGTTCTCCAGACCACGGCGCGCGCGCCGCTCCTTCGATGCGGCGGGGCGCTCGGCAACGCGCTCCGCCGTTCGTTTTGTGTAGTGCGAACGATAGTCGCCGGCCATCCGGCCGGCCACTAAAAATCAGACACCGGGCTGGTATTTTTTTGAATCCGGACGAATGCGGAGGCCGGATGCGTCAAATTTGGTGCGAAGCAGCAGGTCCTGCGCGCATCCGGCGGCGCGATCAGCGGAACCCGATGCGGGCAATGCGGGATTTATTCCGCTTCCAAATTCATGAATCAAGCCGACAAATCACGATTTCACTTTTTCGATAAAGATAAATCGTTCATTCAAGATAAATTCCGCAATGCCGGGATATAAAATTACCCACGGCGAGAAAAGAATATTCCGATTGAATTTCTTTCCGGGCGATGCTATAAACCTAACGCCGGCTACCTTACTATCATGAAAGGCGGTTGGCTCACTCGATATTTTTTAGGAGATTGAAATGGTTCGACTTTTGGCGAAGCTGCTTCGTTCGACGATCCACGGCTCCAACGGCGTCAGCCTGGACGCGGTTTCCTCGACGCACGGCACCCCGGGTTTCCAAACCCCGGATGCCCGCGTGATTTCGCGTTTCGGGTTCAATTAAGTCGCGCCTCGTGCCCGACTGAGTAGCGCTTCATGAAGCTGGTGGGGCATTTTGCCCCACCAGAATAAATAGTCATGACACCAGCCAACCATTGCCATATTGCAGTATTCGATCAGGCGATCGTCGCGCTCGATATGCAACGGTCGCGTTATTTTCTTTATGACGAGGCATGCGCGAAGGCTTTTGCCGACCATTATCTGGATTTCAAGCCGCTCGATGCGCCGCATGCATTGAAGCCGTTGATATCCGACCGGATCGTCGCCGCCGAATCGCCGGCGTCCGCCCCGGGCCGCATTGCCGATTACCGCGGGTGGGCGTTCGACACGTTCGATTCGGGCGTCTGGGGAAGCCGCACGCTCGGCGAACGAAGCGCGTCCGGCTTCGAGTGGCTGCCGTTCTGGCGCATCGTGCGAAGCGCGGTGTCGCTCAAGATCCGCGGCTTTCACGCGCTCTCGTTGCTCGATCGGCTTGATGCGCGCGCCGGGCAAGGCGCGCGTGCCGGCGACGCCCCGTCTCGCACGATCGAGCGCTATCTGCGCGCGTCGATCTGGTCGCCCATTCGCATCACGTGCCTGCAAATGTCGTTCGCGCTCGCCACACACCTGAGACGGGAGAACGTGCCCGCTCAACTGGTGATCGGCGTGAGGCCGATGCCGTTCGTCGCCCATGCATGGGTCGAGGTCGACGGGCGCGTGTGCGGCGACGAACCGGAGCTGAAAAAGAGCTATGGCGAAATCTATCGGACGCCTCGACATGACGAACGCGCCGCCCCGTTCGGGCTGGCGGCTTGAACGTCGCGCTTGGACGAACGCGCACGGGTATCGCGAATGGCTGTCCTGCGCGGCCGGCCCCGACCGGCCGATCGGCGTGACGCTGCTCGAAGCCGACGGCCCCGGCCGCGCGTACCTGCGCGACGCGCACTCGAGCCTCGTGCGCTCGCTCGCGCGCGCCCGCACGTTGCCGGACGCGCGCGACGCCGTCACACGCTCCGTCTGGGGCGCGTACCTTCTCGTGCTCGACGAGGCGGCGACCGGCCGCCGCCTGTTCATGCCCGATCCGCTGCATTCGGTCCGGCTCTATTACCGGACGGGCGAGCACGGGCGCGTCGACGTCGATCCACAGGCGGCGAACCTGCTCGATCGCGGGCCGATCGACTGGAACCTCGATTACCTGATCGAATTCGCGTGCACGCAGTTCGGTCCGCTCGACGAAACGCCGTTCGCGTCGATCCGCGTCGTGCCGCCCGGATGCGCGCTTATCGTCGACGCCGACGGACGATGCGCGATCGAGCGCGCGTGGCTGCCGCGCGCGCCGGCCGCGGACGACATCCGCGCATCGTGCGCGGCGGCGCTCGACGACGTCTATTCGAGCATCGCGCGCAGCCACCCGAGCGTGTGCGCCGCGCTGTCGGGCGGCGTCGATTCGTCCGCGGGCGCGATCTTCCTGCGCAAGGCGCTCGGCGCGAACGCGCCGCTCGCCGCCGTCCATCTGTTCTCCACGTCGTCGCCCGACTGCTACGAGCGGGACATGGCGGCGCGCGTCGCCGATTCGATCGGCGCGGCGCTCATCTGCCTCGACATCGATCGTCATTTGCCGTTCTCCGAGCGGATCGTGCAGACTCCGCCCGCCGCGCTGAGCCAGGACATGCTGTTTCTCGGCATCGACCGGGCGGTGTCAAACGCGATCGGTCCGTCGTCGGTGCTGCTCGAGGGCCAGGGCGGCGATCTGCTGTTCAAGGCGGTGCCCGACGCGAACGCGGTGCTCGACGCGCTTCGCGCCAAGGGATGGTCGTTCGCGCTGCGCACGGCGGAAAAGCTCGCGGTGCTTCACAACGATTCGATTCCGCGCATCCTGCTGATGGCGGCGAAGATCGCGCTGAGAAGGCGGCTGTTCGGACAGGACACGTCGGCGTCGGAGCGGGCGCTGTCCGGGCTGTTCGCGTCGCACGCGCCGCGCGCGGCGGCCGAGATCCCGCGCCGGCGCGCGCCGCTCGACGAGTCGATCTCGGTGCTCGACCGGTTCGTGTCGATCATGACGCCCGTCACCGACGCCGCGTACACGCGCCGGCTCAATCCGTATCTCGCGCAACCGGTCGTCGAGGCGACGTTCGGCCTGCGCAGCTACGACAGCTTCGATCACCGCAACGACCGGATCGTGCTGCGCGAGATCGCGTCGGCGCACACCCCCGTCGACGTGCTGTGGCGCAGGACCAAGGGATCGTTCGGCATCGGCTTCGTGAAGGGTATCGTGTCGCACTACGACGCATTCCGCGAGCTGATCCGCGACGGCGTGCTGATGCGAAGCGGCAAGCTCGACGAAGCCGAGCTCGCGCGCGCGCTCAAGGCGGTGCGCGTCGGACAGAACGCGGCCGCGATCAGTCTAGCGCTCGTCGGATGCGTGGAGATTTTTTGCGCGTCCTGGCAGAATTTCGTGACGAACCGGCGCGCCGCGGTATGCTGACGAACCGTCTCGCCGCCCTCCCGACGGCGCGCGTGCGGCCGCATCCGGTCCCGCCGCGCGCCGGAACCGGGCCCTCCCCATTCGAAACGCCGGCTTGCCGGCCCGATCGCGAATCGACATGAAGCTTGCTGCGCTACGCTCGTTGGCGGACGTCGTCCGCCTGATGGTCGACAAGGAAACGAAGGCGAGAAAGCTGATCGTCGCCGGCGTGCTGATCGAGGCGCTGACATCGGCCTTCATGCTGCTCGGCCCGGTTGCGCTGAAGCTCGCGGTCGACGAGATGTCGCGCGCGCAGTTCGACGCGGCGAAGGCTTCCGTCGATATCGTGCTGTTCGCCGTGCTCTGGTCCGCGTCCGCGGTCTCGTCGGTCGCGCTGCTCGCATACACCGGCAAGATCGTCCACGCCACGTCGAATACGCTGCTGCGCCGCGCGCTGCATGCGCAACTGCCGGCGCTCGCGAGCCGCGCGTCGAGCGACAGCGGCTACGTGCAGGGCCTTCTCGAGCGCCTGCCGTACAGCCTGCAGGTGATCATCGAAGGCGTGCTGTGGAAGATCGCGCCCGTGGCGATCCAGCTCGTCGTCGCGATCGTGCTGATCGCGCTGCTCGTGCCGCTCCGGTACGCGGCGATCCTGTTTGCCGTGCTGGCCGCCTACTTCGTGTTTTCTCACTTGTCGGCCGAGCAGTACGAGAACAGCGCGGCGGCGACGAACGAGGCGGCGGGCGCGCTGTCGGCCGCGCTCGGCGACGTGCTGGCGAATGCGCCGCGCGTCGTCTACAACGGCGCGGTGCCGCAGGAAATCGACTACGTCGCGACGCGCGCCGTCGCGCGCCTCGATGTCGACTGGCGCCGGTCGTGGCTGCTCACGCGCGCGGCCGCCTGTCAGTACGGCATCATCGCGCTCGGCATGGCGGCGATGTTCGTGCTGTGCGTGCGCGACATCGCCGCCCACCGGATCACGCTCGGCGATTTCATGCTGCTGCAGACGTACGTGCTGCAGTTCGCGCTGCCGCTCGGCGCGTACGGATTCGTGCTTCGCCAGGCGGGCGCGGCGCTCGCGAACGTGCGCGAAGCGCTCGCGATCGCGCCGCGCGCGGGCGGCGGCGGCGGCGGCGGCGACGGCGGCGCGCGCGCGCTTGCGCGCCCGGGCGGCTCGGCCGCGCACATCGCGGTGCGCCGGCTCGCGTTTGCCCGGGCGGGGCGCTTCTCGATCGAGCCGATGTCGTTCGATCTGCCGGCGGGCAGCTACACGGCGATCGTCGGGCACAACGGCTCGGGCAAGTCCACGCTCGCGAAGATCGTCGCCGGGCTGCTGCCGCCCGACGACGGCGCCGTCGCGTATGACGGCGTCGACCTGTACAGCGTCGGCGACGACGCGCGCCGCCGCTTCGCGCTGTACGTCCCGCAGGACGTCGCGCTCCTGAACCGCTCGCTGCGGGAAAACGTCCGCTACCACCCGTCGACGCTCACCGACATCGACGCAACCCGGCTGCTCGAGCGCCTCGCGTTCCACAAGGACGGCCGGCGCGTCGATCTCGACGGCGACGTCGGCGAAGGCGGCGCGCGCCTGTCGGGCGGCCAGGTGCAGAAGGTCGAGCTCGTCCGGCTGATGGGCGTCGACGTTCCCGCGATCGTCCTCGACGAAACGACGTCGGGGCTCGACCCGCACAGCGACACGCTCGGCATCGCGATGCTGCGCGAGCGCCTCGGCAAGCGGACGACGCTCGTGCTGATCACCCACCGGATCGCGAACGTCGAGGCGGCCGACCAGGTGCTGTTCCTGTCCGGAGGCCGGCTCG contains:
- a CDS encoding erythritol/L-threitol dehydrogenase; translation: MTNRNDETQQMTAVVCHAPEDYRVERVAKPRANARELVIRIGACGICASDCKCHSGAKMFWGGPSPWVKAPVIPGHEFFGHVEELGEGAAEHFGVALGDRVIAEQIVPCGKCRYCKSGQYWMCEVHNIFGFQREVADGGMAEYMRIPPTAIVHRIPLGISLEDAAIIEPLACAIHTVNRGDIQLDDVVVIAGAGPLGLMMTQVAKLKTPKRLVVIDLVEERLALAREYGADVTIDPTREDAPAIVRALTGGYGCDVYIETTGAPAGVTQGMDLIRKLGRFVEFSVFGKDTTLDWSIIGDRKELDVRGAHLGPYCYPVAIDLLARGLVTSKGIVTHGFSLEEWDEAIRVANSLDSIKVLMKPRG
- a CDS encoding sugar ABC transporter ATP-binding protein; the encoded protein is MEAVAGAARASEEAMDTILALTGITKRFPGVVALQGIDLRVARGEIHALLGENGAGKSTLMKILCGIHQPDEGTITIDGEPRRFANYHDAIAAGVGIVFQEFSLIPDLNAVDNLFLGREWRGRLGLRERARMRRAAADIFARLRVAIDLAAPVRELSVAQQQFVEIGKALSLDARVLILDEPTATLTPAEAAHLFGVMRELKRQGVAMIFISHHLDEIFEVCDRITVLRDGQYVGATDVARTDVGALVEMMVGRRIENSFPPKPRLARDAAPVLEVDALQVRENGPVNRFTLREGEILGFAGLVGSGRTSSALALIGAKPARVRRMRVRGRAVRFADPADALAAGIGLLPESRKTEGLITGFSIRHNVAINNLGKHRSLRWLVDAAAETRTTLELMRRLGVKAPTPQTRVDTLSGGNQQKVVIARWLNHHTRILIFDEPTRGIDIGAKAEIYQLMRELTARGYSIVLISSELPEIVGMCDRVAVFRQGRIEAVLDGGAIEPSTVMTYATSDVRGANHEHA
- a CDS encoding substrate-binding domain-containing protein translates to MMDTALSTPASGNRAARALRAAALSIALGAAGIAHAAPLKIGMTFQELNNPYFVTMQKALNEAAASIGAQVIVTDAHHDVSKQVSDVEDMLQKKIDILLVNPTDSTGIQSAVVSAKKAGAVVVAVDANANGPVDAFVGSKNFDAGAMSCDYLAKAIGGSGEVAILDGIAVVPILERVRGCRAALAKFPNVKIVDVQNGKQERASALTVTENMIQAHPLLKGVFSVNDGGSMGALSAIEASGKDIRLTSVDGAPEAIAAMRKPNSKFIETSAQFPRDQIRLAIGIGLAKKWGANVPKAIPVDVKLIDKDNAKTFSW
- a CDS encoding AraC family transcriptional regulator — encoded protein: MQPDLEVVDVRRGESFKAWSHGYPYRTVRWHFHPEFEVHLIVETTGQMFVGDYVGGFGPGNLVLMGPNLPHNWVSDVPEGKTIAERNLVVQFDQAFVSRCADSFTEWRHIEGLLADARRGVQFGARTSEAIRPLFAELIHARGLRRIVLFLSMLQILVDATDRELLASPAYEADASTFASTRINHVLAYIGKNLANELRETDLARLAGQSVSAFSHYFRRHTGLPFVQYVNRMRINLACQLLMDGDASITDICFRSGFNNLSNFNRQFLAVKGMSPSRFRRYQALNDASRDASEAAAKRGAGIAGAPAIVPAAQARGNARPPPEILLSG
- the capA gene encoding capistruin family lasso peptide, whose translation is MVRLLAKLLRSTIHGSNGVSLDAVSSTHGTPGFQTPDARVISRFGFN
- a CDS encoding lasso peptide biosynthesis B2 protein, which translates into the protein MTPANHCHIAVFDQAIVALDMQRSRYFLYDEACAKAFADHYLDFKPLDAPHALKPLISDRIVAAESPASAPGRIADYRGWAFDTFDSGVWGSRTLGERSASGFEWLPFWRIVRSAVSLKIRGFHALSLLDRLDARAGQGARAGDAPSRTIERYLRASIWSPIRITCLQMSFALATHLRRENVPAQLVIGVRPMPFVAHAWVEVDGRVCGDEPELKKSYGEIYRTPRHDERAAPFGLAA
- a CDS encoding lasso peptide isopeptide bond-forming cyclase; this encodes MAKSIGRLDMTNAPPRSGWRLERRAWTNAHGYREWLSCAAGPDRPIGVTLLEADGPGRAYLRDAHSSLVRSLARARTLPDARDAVTRSVWGAYLLVLDEAATGRRLFMPDPLHSVRLYYRTGEHGRVDVDPQAANLLDRGPIDWNLDYLIEFACTQFGPLDETPFASIRVVPPGCALIVDADGRCAIERAWLPRAPAADDIRASCAAALDDVYSSIARSHPSVCAALSGGVDSSAGAIFLRKALGANAPLAAVHLFSTSSPDCYERDMAARVADSIGAALICLDIDRHLPFSERIVQTPPAALSQDMLFLGIDRAVSNAIGPSSVLLEGQGGDLLFKAVPDANAVLDALRAKGWSFALRTAEKLAVLHNDSIPRILLMAAKIALRRRLFGQDTSASERALSGLFASHAPRAAAEIPRRRAPLDESISVLDRFVSIMTPVTDAAYTRRLNPYLAQPVVEATFGLRSYDSFDHRNDRIVLREIASAHTPVDVLWRRTKGSFGIGFVKGIVSHYDAFRELIRDGVLMRSGKLDEAELARALKAVRVGQNAAAISLALVGCVEIFCASWQNFVTNRRAAVC
- a CDS encoding ATP-binding cassette domain-containing protein, with the protein product MKLAALRSLADVVRLMVDKETKARKLIVAGVLIEALTSAFMLLGPVALKLAVDEMSRAQFDAAKASVDIVLFAVLWSASAVSSVALLAYTGKIVHATSNTLLRRALHAQLPALASRASSDSGYVQGLLERLPYSLQVIIEGVLWKIAPVAIQLVVAIVLIALLVPLRYAAILFAVLAAYFVFSHLSAEQYENSAAATNEAAGALSAALGDVLANAPRVVYNGAVPQEIDYVATRAVARLDVDWRRSWLLTRAAACQYGIIALGMAAMFVLCVRDIAAHRITLGDFMLLQTYVLQFALPLGAYGFVLRQAGAALANVREALAIAPRAGGGGGGGDGGARALARPGGSAAHIAVRRLAFARAGRFSIEPMSFDLPAGSYTAIVGHNGSGKSTLAKIVAGLLPPDDGAVAYDGVDLYSVGDDARRRFALYVPQDVALLNRSLRENVRYHPSTLTDIDATRLLERLAFHKDGRRVDLDGDVGEGGARLSGGQVQKVELVRLMGVDVPAIVLDETTSGLDPHSDTLGIAMLRERLGKRTTLVLITHRIANVEAADQVLFLSGGRLVAAGPHRRLIDTCDEYRTFWRRQPEHADAKA